Proteins from a single region of Polaromonas sp. JS666:
- a CDS encoding DcaP family trimeric outer membrane transporter, with product MKSINHGYNPFVKTAICIALSGSMLAIAPAARADAISDLKAQIDALQKKFDELAATQAAAAKAPPAPANVVTGGATPGSFKLPGSDTSVTFGGYVKGDAIFSSKSAGTNSVGDQALFPGLIPLTGDNEEKQLTLHARQSRFNIKTDTPTAMGALSTFLEFDLFGTDGNESASNSHNLRLRHAFGSLGGLLVGQTWSNFMDPGALPETLDFGGPVGEMFVRQAQIRWTQAFAGGKWSVSLENPESIVALPSGVGFRADDDRIPDITGKIDFNTAKGRYSITGMARQIRLDSPAAPAATTQKWGGVIGLNGVIPTTGKDDFRFSVNYGNVIGRYSGNGTAFRDGILDANSNLDLPNQWGAIASYRHFWTSNLRSTVALSGLGVSNPSTAHGSLFKNAQSAHLNLIWSPVAKTDLGIEYIHARREIQSGQSGNLNRLQASAQYAF from the coding sequence ATGAAAAGTATCAATCACGGCTACAACCCATTTGTAAAAACAGCGATCTGCATCGCATTGTCCGGCAGCATGCTCGCCATCGCGCCCGCCGCGCGAGCGGACGCGATTTCGGACTTGAAGGCACAGATTGATGCCTTGCAGAAGAAGTTCGACGAGTTGGCGGCAACACAAGCAGCGGCAGCGAAAGCGCCACCTGCACCCGCCAATGTCGTCACCGGTGGCGCGACCCCGGGCTCGTTCAAGCTGCCCGGCTCTGACACCTCGGTCACTTTTGGCGGCTACGTTAAAGGGGACGCCATTTTCAGTAGCAAAAGTGCTGGCACGAACAGCGTGGGCGATCAGGCATTGTTCCCGGGCTTGATCCCGCTTACCGGGGATAACGAGGAAAAACAGCTCACGCTCCACGCGCGGCAGTCCCGATTCAACATCAAGACCGACACGCCCACCGCCATGGGCGCCCTGTCCACGTTCCTGGAATTCGACCTGTTCGGCACGGATGGCAATGAATCCGCGAGCAACTCCCACAATCTGCGCCTGCGCCACGCCTTCGGCTCACTCGGCGGCCTGCTGGTCGGGCAGACCTGGAGCAACTTCATGGACCCCGGCGCCCTGCCGGAGACGCTTGACTTCGGCGGCCCCGTCGGCGAGATGTTTGTCCGGCAGGCGCAAATCCGTTGGACGCAGGCGTTTGCCGGCGGCAAGTGGTCAGTTTCGCTGGAAAATCCAGAGTCGATCGTGGCGCTACCCAGTGGCGTCGGCTTCCGCGCCGACGATGATCGCATTCCTGATATCACCGGAAAAATCGACTTTAACACCGCCAAGGGCCGCTATTCGATCACCGGTATGGCGCGCCAGATCCGGCTTGACTCGCCGGCTGCACCAGCGGCCACCACCCAAAAATGGGGTGGCGTGATCGGCCTCAACGGCGTCATCCCGACTACCGGAAAAGACGATTTCCGCTTTTCTGTGAACTACGGCAACGTGATCGGCCGGTACAGTGGGAACGGGACGGCCTTCCGCGACGGGATTCTCGACGCCAACAGCAACCTTGATCTGCCAAATCAATGGGGAGCGATTGCCTCGTATCGTCATTTCTGGACGAGCAACTTGCGCTCAACGGTTGCACTCTCGGGCTTGGGCGTGAGCAATCCGTCCACCGCTCACGGCAGCCTCTTCAAGAACGCTCAGTCGGCGCACCTGAACCTGATCTGGAGCCCGGTCGCAAAAACCGATCTGGGGATTGAATACATCCATGCGCGCCGTGAGATCCAAAGCGGTCAGTCGGGCAATCTGAATCGCCTGCAGGCGTCTGCGCAATACGCGTTCTGA
- a CDS encoding SDR family oxidoreductase: protein MNKGIMLQDKVAVVTGAGRGIGRDIALMMAAQGAKVVVNDIGASVGGEGNDASHGQQVVNEIKATGGQAVLSTDSVSTWPTANRIIECAVDTFGQIDVVVNNAGILRDRLFFNMSPEEWSAVIDVHLNGSFFTSRAAAPHFKTQKSGAYVHMTSTSGLIGNLGQANYAAAKLGVVAMSRHIAGDMQRYNVRSNCISPFAWSRMIGAIPTDTPEQQARVEKLKKLGTEQIAPMATFLASDAAADVTAQIFAVRGNEIFLMSQSRPIRGMHTSEGWTPETIAERVLPAMKQNFYPLESSNIVFSWDPV from the coding sequence ATGAACAAAGGCATCATGCTGCAAGACAAAGTAGCCGTAGTCACTGGCGCGGGCCGGGGTATCGGCCGCGACATCGCGCTGATGATGGCGGCGCAAGGCGCCAAGGTGGTGGTCAACGACATCGGCGCCTCGGTGGGCGGCGAAGGCAATGACGCCAGCCACGGCCAGCAAGTCGTCAACGAGATCAAGGCCACCGGCGGCCAGGCCGTGCTCAGCACCGACAGCGTGTCGACCTGGCCCACGGCCAATCGCATCATCGAGTGTGCCGTTGACACTTTCGGACAAATTGATGTCGTAGTCAACAACGCCGGCATCCTGCGCGACCGGCTGTTCTTCAACATGTCGCCCGAGGAGTGGAGCGCCGTCATCGACGTGCACCTGAACGGCAGCTTCTTCACCTCGCGCGCGGCCGCGCCGCACTTCAAAACGCAAAAATCAGGCGCTTATGTGCACATGACCTCGACATCGGGTCTGATCGGCAACCTGGGCCAGGCCAACTATGCTGCTGCCAAGCTGGGCGTCGTGGCCATGTCACGCCACATCGCTGGTGACATGCAGCGCTACAACGTGCGCTCCAACTGCATCTCGCCCTTTGCCTGGAGCCGCATGATCGGCGCGATCCCGACCGACACACCCGAGCAGCAGGCGCGCGTGGAAAAGCTGAAAAAACTCGGCACCGAGCAGATTGCGCCCATGGCCACTTTCCTGGCCAGCGATGCCGCGGCCGATGTCACGGCCCAGATCTTTGCCGTGCGCGGCAACGAGATCTTCCTCATGAGCCAATCGCGCCCGATCCGCGGCATGCACACTTCCGAGGGCTGGACGCCCGAGACCATCGCCGAGCGCGTGCTGCCCGCGATGAAGCAGAACTTCTATCCGCTGGAGAGCTCGAACATCGTGTTCTCCTGGGACCCGGTCTAA
- a CDS encoding MaoC/PaaZ C-terminal domain-containing protein → MAINYDQLMAWPFEDVRHRYTQRDTMLYALGVGLGADPTDETELRFVYEKNLLALPTLPVVLGYPGMWLKDPATGVDWVRLVHGEQGLRLHRPVPPEGEVIGRTRVSQIIDKGPGKGALIYTERTVLDAASGELLATLTSTTFCRADGGFGGPAGPVKTVHELPARAADHSVDFATQPRAALIYRLSGDYNPLHAEPAVASAAGFKQPILHGLATYGIAGWAVVKQVCGGDPATVQSIDVRFSSPVYPGETIRTELWVDGKVLSFRARAVERDIVVLNNGHAELR, encoded by the coding sequence ATGGCGATCAACTACGACCAACTGATGGCGTGGCCGTTCGAGGACGTGCGCCATCGCTACACGCAACGTGACACCATGTTGTATGCGCTGGGCGTCGGCCTGGGCGCCGACCCGACTGACGAGACCGAGCTGCGCTTCGTCTACGAAAAGAATTTGCTGGCGCTGCCCACGCTGCCCGTGGTGCTGGGCTACCCCGGCATGTGGCTCAAGGACCCGGCCACCGGCGTCGATTGGGTGCGGCTGGTGCATGGCGAACAGGGCCTGCGGCTGCACCGGCCGGTGCCACCCGAGGGTGAGGTGATCGGGCGCACGCGGGTGAGCCAGATCATCGACAAAGGGCCGGGCAAGGGTGCGCTGATCTACACCGAGCGCACGGTGCTGGATGCCGCCAGCGGCGAGTTGCTGGCCACGTTGACCTCGACCACCTTCTGCCGCGCCGACGGCGGCTTTGGCGGCCCGGCCGGTCCGGTCAAAACCGTGCATGAGCTGCCCGCGCGCGCGGCCGACCACAGTGTCGATTTCGCCACCCAGCCGCGCGCCGCGCTGATCTACCGGCTCTCGGGCGACTACAACCCCCTGCATGCCGAGCCTGCGGTGGCAAGCGCCGCCGGTTTCAAGCAGCCCATCCTGCACGGCCTGGCCACCTACGGCATCGCGGGCTGGGCCGTCGTCAAGCAGGTGTGCGGCGGCGACCCGGCCACCGTGCAATCGATTGACGTGCGCTTCTCGTCACCGGTTTATCCTGGCGAAACGATACGCACCGAGCTTTGGGTCGACGGCAAGGTCTTGTCGTTTCGCGCCCGCGCCGTCGAACGCGACATCGTCGTGCTGAACAACGGCCACGCCGAGCTGCGCTGA
- a CDS encoding enoyl-CoA hydratase/isomerase family protein — MNYADFQFLKFDHKPNGVLLITINRPEVMNATNARLHWELTKVWGVVNDDPKTKVAVITGAGDQAFSAGGDLEWVANMVGNPKEIANTMTEASDVVYNMMACDKPIISAINGVAVGAGLAVAFLADISIMAEEAKITDGHVKIGVAAGDHAAILWPLLCGMAKAKYYLLTADFVTGKEAERIGLVSLCVPRAELMDKAMAVANKLANGSQQAIRFTKRSLNGWMNMARPIFESSLAMEMLCFLGEDAKEGVASVREKRAPKFPSAQL; from the coding sequence ATGAACTACGCTGACTTCCAATTCCTCAAATTCGACCACAAACCCAATGGCGTGCTGCTGATCACCATCAACCGCCCCGAGGTGATGAACGCCACCAATGCCCGCCTGCACTGGGAACTGACCAAGGTCTGGGGCGTTGTCAACGACGATCCCAAAACCAAGGTGGCGGTCATCACCGGCGCTGGCGACCAGGCCTTCTCGGCGGGCGGCGACCTGGAATGGGTGGCCAATATGGTCGGCAACCCCAAGGAAATTGCCAACACCATGACGGAGGCTTCGGACGTGGTCTACAACATGATGGCCTGTGACAAGCCCATCATCTCGGCCATCAACGGTGTAGCCGTCGGTGCCGGTCTGGCCGTCGCCTTCCTGGCCGACATCAGCATCATGGCCGAAGAGGCCAAAATTACTGACGGCCATGTCAAGATCGGTGTCGCCGCCGGCGACCACGCGGCGATCCTGTGGCCGCTGCTGTGCGGCATGGCCAAGGCCAAGTACTACCTGCTGACAGCCGATTTCGTCACCGGTAAGGAAGCCGAGCGCATCGGCCTGGTCAGCCTGTGCGTGCCGCGGGCCGAGCTGATGGACAAGGCGATGGCCGTGGCCAATAAGCTGGCCAACGGCAGCCAGCAGGCGATCCGCTTCACCAAGCGCTCGTTGAACGGCTGGATGAACATGGCGCGCCCGATCTTCGAGAGCTCACTGGCCATGGAAATGCTGTGCTTCCTGGGTGAAGATGCCAAGGAGGGCGTGGCCTCGGTGCGTGAAAAACGCGCACCCAAGTTTCCCTCCGCCCAACTGTAA
- a CDS encoding acyl-CoA dehydrogenase family protein encodes MDFNLTQEQRMIYEYGDRISKQFDHNYWRGYAEKNERPTELYQQITDDGFLGVMVPEAYGGAGQGMTEMLLFMEGLANNGIPLLNLVVGPTMTMGLLAKHASEDMKRRFLPGGCTGEIKFCFAITEPNAGSNSIEITSIAKSDGKGGFRLNGQKVFITDANCADYAMVVTRTTARADVKKKTEGFTIFMVDMKKKGISKTLIPIAFPVPETQWQVFFDDVELTEADVLGEVGKGFNILFDTLNPERIILSGLCTGVGRFALKRAVDYANDRKVFNNTPIGAYQGVQHPLAMARSEIEMASLMALKAAWAFDQGLPAGEFANMAKYAAAEAGIHAVDSAIQCFGGNGFTKEYGIYDLYGLVRLLRTAPLNREMVLNHIAEHVMGLPRSY; translated from the coding sequence ATGGATTTCAACCTGACCCAGGAACAGCGAATGATCTACGAGTACGGCGACCGTATCTCGAAGCAGTTCGACCACAACTACTGGCGCGGCTACGCTGAGAAGAACGAACGGCCGACCGAGCTGTACCAGCAGATCACCGACGACGGCTTTCTCGGCGTCATGGTGCCCGAGGCCTACGGCGGAGCGGGTCAGGGCATGACCGAGATGCTGCTGTTCATGGAGGGCCTGGCCAACAACGGCATTCCGCTGCTGAACCTGGTGGTCGGCCCGACCATGACCATGGGTCTGCTGGCCAAGCACGCCAGCGAGGACATGAAGCGCCGCTTTCTGCCAGGGGGCTGCACCGGCGAAATCAAGTTCTGCTTCGCCATCACCGAACCGAACGCCGGCTCCAATTCGATCGAGATCACCAGCATCGCCAAGTCCGACGGCAAGGGCGGCTTTCGGCTCAACGGCCAGAAGGTCTTCATCACCGATGCCAACTGTGCCGACTACGCCATGGTCGTCACCCGCACCACGGCGCGCGCCGACGTGAAGAAGAAAACCGAAGGCTTCACCATTTTCATGGTCGACATGAAGAAGAAGGGCATCAGCAAGACCCTGATTCCGATTGCCTTCCCGGTGCCCGAGACGCAGTGGCAGGTGTTCTTCGACGATGTGGAACTCACCGAAGCCGACGTGCTGGGCGAGGTCGGCAAGGGCTTCAACATTTTGTTTGACACGCTCAACCCCGAGCGCATCATCCTGTCGGGGCTGTGCACCGGCGTCGGCCGCTTCGCGCTCAAGCGCGCGGTGGACTACGCCAATGATCGCAAGGTGTTCAACAACACCCCCATCGGCGCCTACCAGGGCGTGCAGCATCCGCTGGCCATGGCGCGCAGCGAGATCGAGATGGCCTCGCTGATGGCGCTCAAGGCCGCCTGGGCTTTCGACCAGGGCCTGCCCGCCGGCGAATTTGCCAACATGGCCAAGTACGCCGCCGCCGAGGCCGGCATTCACGCCGTCGACAGCGCGATCCAGTGCTTCGGCGGCAACGGTTTCACCAAGGAATACGGCATCTACGACCTGTACGGCCTGGTGCGCCTGCTGCGCACCGCGCCACTGAACCGTGAAATGGTGCTCAACCACATCGCCGAGCACGTGATGGGCCTGCCGCGCTCGTACTAA
- a CDS encoding CaiB/BaiF CoA transferase family protein, with translation MSTNAPLPAFGALAGLKVIDLSRVLGGPYSGQILADHGARVIKVEPPAGDETRAWGPPFAEDGTAAYYNGLNRNKRDIVIDLSRPEGREIVLKMLADADVLIENFKIGTLDRWGIGYEQTLRERFPRLIHCRVSGFGADGPLGGAPGYDAVAQALGGLMSVNGTPDSGPLRVGVPVVDITTGLSAVIGVLLALVERQRSGRGQFVEATLYDTAVSLLHPQSANWLQSGQTPQLSGNAHSNIVPYDKFATQTCEIFLGIGNNGQWKKLCAFLGCPEMADEPRFATNADRFRERDALRTLLEAYLLQVDGEQLCRDLLAVGIPAGAVRSIPQVLTDPHTLHRDMVVQVEGVPGIGIPVKLSRTPGRAHSAPPRFGQHTRELLLEHGYGAATIDAMIARGTVVEYVVE, from the coding sequence ATGAGTACCAACGCCCCCCTGCCCGCCTTCGGCGCCCTGGCCGGCCTGAAGGTGATCGACCTGTCGCGCGTGCTCGGCGGGCCGTACAGCGGCCAGATCCTGGCCGACCACGGTGCGCGCGTCATCAAGGTCGAGCCACCCGCCGGCGACGAAACCCGCGCCTGGGGCCCGCCCTTTGCCGAGGACGGCACCGCCGCCTACTACAACGGCCTGAACCGCAACAAACGCGATATCGTGATCGACTTGTCCAGGCCCGAGGGGCGCGAGATCGTGCTGAAAATGCTCGCGGATGCCGACGTGCTGATCGAGAACTTCAAGATCGGCACGCTGGATCGCTGGGGCATCGGCTATGAGCAGACGCTGCGCGAACGCTTTCCGCGCCTGATCCACTGCCGGGTCAGCGGCTTCGGCGCCGATGGGCCGCTGGGCGGCGCACCGGGCTACGACGCGGTGGCACAGGCCCTGGGCGGCCTGATGAGCGTCAACGGCACACCCGACAGCGGCCCGCTGCGGGTCGGCGTGCCGGTAGTGGACATCACCACCGGCCTGTCGGCGGTGATCGGCGTGCTGCTGGCGCTGGTCGAACGCCAGCGCTCCGGGCGCGGGCAATTCGTCGAGGCCACGCTGTACGACACCGCCGTGTCGCTGCTGCACCCGCAAAGCGCCAACTGGCTGCAATCGGGCCAAACACCCCAGCTCAGCGGCAATGCGCATTCCAACATCGTGCCCTACGACAAGTTTGCCACCCAGACCTGCGAGATATTCCTGGGAATCGGCAACAACGGACAATGGAAAAAGCTGTGCGCGTTCCTCGGATGCCCCGAGATGGCCGATGAGCCGCGCTTTGCCACCAACGCCGACCGCTTCCGTGAGCGCGACGCGCTGCGCACCCTGCTGGAGGCATACCTGCTGCAGGTCGATGGCGAGCAACTGTGCCGTGACCTGCTGGCCGTCGGCATTCCGGCCGGCGCCGTCAGGAGCATTCCGCAGGTACTGACCGACCCCCACACCTTGCACCGGGACATGGTGGTGCAGGTGGAGGGTGTGCCTGGCATCGGCATTCCGGTCAAGCTGTCGCGCACACCGGGGCGCGCCCACAGCGCGCCGCCGCGCTTTGGTCAGCACACGCGCGAGCTGCTCCTGGAGCATGGCTACGGCGCTGCCACCATTGACGCAATGATCGCGCGGGGGACTGTCGTGGAATACGTTGTGGAATGA
- a CDS encoding ABC transporter ATP-binding protein: MERRFGGLVALTGVNLRIERGEIFGLVGPNGSGKTTMTNAITGFFPPQVGSILLNGRDITGMAPHKVAALGVARTFQNLALFNGMSVLDNILLGRHIHMKPGVAKTALYWWLGRQDEIEHRLKVEEIIDFMQLQSVRDELVDSIPIGLKKRVELARALVAEPSFLVLDEPMAGMNQEEKEYMARFILDARDERNVTVLLIEHHMDVITGICDRMMVLSYGETIGTGIPAEVMKDERVIKAYLGGAHATR; this comes from the coding sequence TTGGAGCGCCGTTTCGGTGGCCTGGTCGCACTGACCGGGGTCAATCTGCGCATCGAGCGCGGCGAGATCTTTGGCCTGGTCGGGCCCAATGGCAGTGGCAAGACCACCATGACCAACGCCATCACCGGCTTCTTCCCGCCACAGGTTGGCAGCATCCTGCTCAATGGCCGCGACATCACCGGCATGGCGCCGCACAAGGTCGCAGCCCTGGGCGTGGCGCGCACCTTCCAGAACCTGGCGCTCTTCAACGGCATGAGCGTGCTCGACAACATCCTGCTGGGGCGCCACATCCACATGAAGCCCGGCGTGGCCAAAACTGCCCTCTACTGGTGGCTGGGTCGCCAGGATGAGATAGAACACCGGCTCAAGGTCGAAGAAATCATCGACTTCATGCAGCTTCAAAGCGTGCGTGACGAACTGGTGGACAGCATTCCGATCGGATTGAAAAAACGGGTCGAACTGGCGCGCGCGCTGGTGGCCGAGCCCAGCTTTCTGGTTCTTGACGAACCGATGGCCGGCATGAACCAGGAGGAAAAGGAATACATGGCCCGCTTTATTCTCGATGCGCGTGACGAGCGCAATGTCACGGTGCTGCTGATCGAGCACCACATGGATGTGATCACCGGCATCTGTGATCGCATGATGGTGCTCAGCTATGGTGAAACCATCGGAACCGGGATTCCTGCCGAGGTGATGAAGGATGAGCGCGTGATCAAGGCCTATCTGGGGGGTGCGCATGCAACGCGCTGA
- a CDS encoding AMP-dependent synthetase/ligase: MQRADMDSAKGGNTTTWDLGVDTTLVRILARNAELLGEHVAMREKHLGIWQETTWSQMLEATLACAAGMESMGFGSDDAMLVLGDNRPRLYMGMLAVGMLGGYAMPVYPDATSDEIRHFMQEAHVRFVLAEDQEQVDKVLDQGEQGSAIEHVIYDNARGLAGYPDSGLMSWDKVQEIGAARLRAEPTLRRSLIERAQPDGPAVFVHSSGTTGKPKGVVLSHRNLLSGVRNAHRGGAFTFGETILAYLPMAWVGDFAITVAAGVALRFTIHIPERQETVLHDLREVAPTFYLAAPRSWDNMLTTIQVRMEDSTPLKKWLYDVFMNSALAAERSKLEGKPPSLKERLMRPLGELLIFGPVKDQLGLTRLRNAFTGGEAIGEDTFVFYRALGVKLRQFYGQTESSAFNALQDIEEVRLHTVGKPLPGVEVKIGDNGEIMLRSGSVFSGYYKLENATREALEDGWLRTGDAGYVEPDGQMVVLGRLSEVVYTSKGERYIPNYIENRLKFSPYIKDVAVLGSGRDTLAAIICIDKEPVGHWAEVRGISYMSYADLSQKPEVIELITAAVKRVNSILPDGLKLHHFVSLHKEFDPDDGEVTRTRKLRRNVVEQRYAPIIDAIYGGQKMVTMKAQITYETGEVGTIERQLSVQEI; this comes from the coding sequence ATGCAACGCGCTGATATGGACTCCGCCAAGGGCGGCAACACCACAACCTGGGACCTGGGTGTCGACACCACACTCGTCCGCATTCTGGCCCGCAACGCCGAGTTGCTCGGCGAGCATGTGGCCATGCGCGAAAAGCACCTGGGAATCTGGCAGGAAACCACCTGGTCGCAGATGCTGGAGGCCACGCTCGCCTGCGCGGCCGGCATGGAAAGCATGGGTTTTGGTTCGGACGATGCCATGCTGGTACTGGGCGACAACCGGCCCCGGCTTTACATGGGCATGCTCGCAGTCGGCATGCTGGGCGGCTACGCGATGCCGGTCTACCCTGATGCAACATCCGACGAAATTCGTCACTTCATGCAGGAAGCGCATGTCCGCTTTGTCCTGGCCGAAGACCAGGAACAGGTCGACAAGGTACTCGACCAGGGCGAACAGGGATCAGCGATTGAGCACGTTATTTATGACAATGCTCGCGGTTTGGCCGGCTACCCCGATTCCGGGCTGATGTCGTGGGACAAGGTACAGGAAATCGGTGCCGCGCGCCTGCGGGCCGAGCCAACTTTGCGCCGATCCCTGATTGAGCGGGCGCAGCCTGACGGACCCGCAGTGTTTGTGCATTCATCGGGGACCACCGGCAAACCCAAGGGCGTGGTGTTGAGCCACCGCAATTTACTCTCCGGGGTGCGCAACGCCCACCGCGGTGGCGCCTTCACCTTTGGCGAAACCATACTCGCCTACCTACCCATGGCATGGGTGGGCGACTTTGCCATCACGGTCGCGGCTGGTGTTGCGTTGCGCTTCACCATCCACATTCCAGAGCGTCAAGAGACGGTGCTGCACGACCTGCGCGAGGTGGCGCCCACTTTTTATCTGGCTGCGCCCCGCAGTTGGGACAACATGCTGACCACCATTCAGGTGCGCATGGAAGACTCGACACCACTGAAAAAGTGGCTCTACGATGTTTTCATGAACTCCGCGCTGGCCGCTGAACGAAGCAAGCTTGAGGGAAAACCGCCCAGCCTGAAAGAGCGTCTGATGCGCCCGCTAGGTGAATTGCTGATCTTCGGGCCGGTCAAGGATCAACTCGGCCTGACCCGCCTGCGCAATGCCTTCACGGGCGGCGAAGCGATTGGCGAGGACACTTTTGTTTTTTACCGTGCACTCGGCGTGAAATTGCGACAGTTCTACGGTCAAACCGAAAGCAGCGCCTTCAATGCCTTGCAGGACATTGAAGAAGTACGCCTGCACACGGTTGGCAAACCGCTGCCCGGTGTGGAAGTCAAGATCGGCGACAACGGCGAGATCATGCTTCGCTCCGGAAGTGTGTTTTCCGGTTACTACAAGCTTGAAAATGCCACCCGGGAAGCACTTGAGGATGGCTGGCTGCGCACGGGCGATGCTGGTTATGTTGAGCCCGACGGACAGATGGTGGTACTTGGACGCTTGTCGGAGGTGGTGTACACCTCCAAGGGCGAACGCTACATCCCGAACTACATCGAGAACCGCCTCAAATTCAGTCCGTACATCAAGGACGTGGCAGTGCTCGGGAGCGGTCGCGACACACTGGCGGCCATCATTTGCATCGACAAGGAACCGGTTGGCCATTGGGCCGAGGTACGGGGCATTTCCTACATGTCCTATGCCGACCTGTCGCAAAAGCCCGAGGTGATCGAACTGATCACGGCAGCGGTCAAGCGCGTCAACAGCATCCTGCCGGACGGCTTGAAACTGCATCACTTCGTGTCCTTGCACAAGGAGTTCGACCCCGACGATGGCGAGGTGACGCGAACCCGAAAGTTGCGCCGCAACGTGGTGGAACAGCGTTATGCACCCATCATTGATGCGATCTACGGTGGTCAAAAAATGGTCACGATGAAAGCGCAGATCACGTACGAAACCGGAGAGGTCGGCACCATCGAGCGCCAACTCTCGGTACAGGAGATTTAA
- a CDS encoding branched-chain amino acid ABC transporter permease, translating to MDFSLFAELAINGALSGLMYSLVAMGIVIIYKSSSVPNLAQGAMTMLGAYVVLAIANGLGVSMWAAIPLAMGTMFFLGMGIERVALRRLAGRPIIMILMMTLGLDIFIRATAMAIWGGGGSTLSIGISDEPLFLGPLLLNRAYVVGAVVAVALFLVLMFFFQTRRGIVLRAISDDYIASWSIGISVERGVAFSWAMSSVLATTAGVLWGSVQGVNQGLALLLLKGLTVAVLGGLDSIGGAILAGLLLGLLEGVASGYLDPLLGGGSRDLVVAATLILTILIRPHGLFGRHDIERI from the coding sequence ATGGACTTTTCACTGTTTGCCGAATTGGCCATCAACGGCGCACTGTCGGGGCTCATGTATTCACTGGTGGCCATGGGCATCGTGATCATCTACAAGTCGTCCTCGGTGCCTAACCTGGCGCAAGGTGCGATGACCATGCTGGGTGCCTATGTGGTGCTGGCGATTGCCAATGGATTGGGCGTGTCGATGTGGGCCGCCATCCCGCTGGCGATGGGGACGATGTTCTTTCTCGGCATGGGCATCGAACGGGTGGCCTTGCGTCGGCTGGCGGGCCGCCCCATCATCATGATACTGATGATGACACTGGGGCTGGACATCTTCATACGCGCGACCGCGATGGCCATCTGGGGTGGCGGCGGCAGTACGCTGTCCATTGGCATCAGCGACGAACCGCTGTTCCTGGGGCCCCTGTTGTTGAATCGGGCTTATGTGGTGGGGGCCGTGGTGGCCGTTGCGCTGTTTTTGGTCCTCATGTTCTTCTTTCAAACGCGCAGAGGCATTGTCCTGCGCGCCATCTCCGATGATTACATCGCATCGTGGTCGATCGGTATTTCGGTTGAACGCGGGGTGGCATTTTCATGGGCCATGTCCTCGGTTCTGGCCACCACAGCCGGTGTGCTGTGGGGCTCGGTTCAAGGGGTCAACCAGGGGCTGGCGCTGCTTTTACTCAAGGGCTTGACCGTCGCCGTTCTGGGCGGTCTTGACAGCATCGGCGGGGCCATTCTGGCCGGCTTGCTGCTGGGACTTCTGGAAGGCGTTGCGTCAGGCTATCTCGACCCATTGCTTGGCGGTGGCAGCCGCGACCTGGTGGTTGCCGCAACGTTGATTCTGACCATCCTGATTCGGCCGCACGGCCTGTTCGGGCGCCACGACATTGAAAGGATCTGA